In the Xiamenia xianingshaonis genome, one interval contains:
- a CDS encoding zinc metallopeptidase has translation MFGLSSSYLMLIVVTLLIGCGATWYVRSQLKKYENVPNSSGRTGAEIARGMLAYYGIQGVEVRPGGPDQDFFDPRTNSVTLSPEAYGGRSITAAATACHEVGHACQYAADYTPMRVRTAIVPVVNLASNAWMFILLIGIMLNIAGFIDLAIILYAFAVVFQIVTLPVEFNASRRAMAYMEATGIPAQEQAGSFSVLRACALTYVAAALTSILQLLWLLGQRRD, from the coding sequence ATGTTCGGCTTGAGCTCAAGCTACCTTATGCTCATCGTTGTGACGCTGCTCATCGGCTGCGGCGCCACGTGGTACGTCCGATCCCAGTTGAAGAAGTACGAAAACGTCCCGAATTCGAGCGGCCGCACGGGCGCCGAGATCGCCCGCGGCATGCTCGCCTATTACGGGATCCAGGGCGTCGAAGTGCGGCCTGGCGGTCCTGACCAGGACTTCTTCGATCCGCGCACGAACTCGGTCACGTTGTCTCCGGAAGCCTACGGCGGCCGCTCCATCACCGCCGCGGCCACGGCCTGCCACGAGGTGGGGCACGCCTGCCAGTACGCCGCCGACTACACGCCCATGCGCGTGCGCACGGCCATCGTCCCGGTCGTGAACCTGGCGTCGAACGCCTGGATGTTCATCCTGCTCATCGGCATCATGCTGAACATCGCGGGCTTCATCGACCTCGCCATCATCCTCTACGCCTTCGCGGTCGTCTTCCAGATCGTGACGCTGCCCGTCGAATTCAACGCCTCGCGGCGCGCCATGGCCTACATGGAGGCCACCGGCATCCCGGCGCAAGAGCAAGCTGGGTCGTTTTCGGTACTGCGTGCCTGCGCGCTGACCTACGTGGCGGCGGCGCTCACGTCCATCTTGCAGCTGCTGTGGCTGCTCGGCCAGCGTCGGGACTAG